Proteins from a single region of Allocatelliglobosispora scoriae:
- a CDS encoding tetratricopeptide repeat protein, with the protein MEELVEQARVAWEAQDWMRSAALYQRLAIEAPNDRRVGDWWYDAALAQKFLRNWAEAYRLGILAAANAPRGRQDPAFWNLGIAATIQRDWATARDAWAGFGITMPPGEGPIEGRFGRACVRITGTDGQEVVWVERLCPTRARVVNVPFDTSRRYGEIVVHDGEPKGDRVIDGQTYRVFDELVLFEASDLATLAVTVTVTGQGDLDELADRLGALGFGFEPMGNGEILCKCCSEGTVNHRRAELSGEQRCLVAAPLEQAREILDAWRGPTRTWTDLHPAP; encoded by the coding sequence ATGGAAGAGCTCGTGGAGCAGGCACGCGTCGCGTGGGAAGCGCAGGACTGGATGCGCAGCGCGGCGCTCTATCAGCGGCTCGCCATCGAGGCCCCGAACGACCGGCGCGTCGGCGACTGGTGGTACGACGCCGCGCTCGCGCAGAAGTTCCTCCGCAACTGGGCCGAGGCGTACCGGCTGGGGATTCTCGCCGCGGCGAACGCACCCCGCGGCCGGCAGGATCCGGCGTTCTGGAACCTGGGCATCGCGGCGACGATCCAGCGCGACTGGGCGACGGCCCGCGACGCCTGGGCCGGATTCGGCATCACGATGCCGCCGGGCGAGGGCCCGATCGAGGGCCGTTTCGGCCGCGCCTGCGTGCGGATCACCGGCACCGACGGCCAGGAGGTCGTCTGGGTCGAGCGGCTCTGCCCCACCCGCGCGCGGGTGGTCAATGTCCCTTTCGACACCTCCCGGCGGTACGGCGAGATCGTGGTCCATGACGGCGAGCCCAAGGGTGATCGGGTGATCGACGGGCAGACCTACCGGGTCTTCGACGAACTGGTCCTCTTCGAGGCGTCCGACCTGGCCACGCTGGCGGTGACCGTCACCGTGACCGGGCAGGGCGACCTCGACGAGCTCGCCGACCGGCTCGGCGCGCTGGGGTTCGGTTTCGAGCCGATGGGCAACGGCGAGATCCTCTGCAAGTGCTGCAGCGAGGGCACCGTCAACCACCGGCGGGCCGAGCTCAGCGGCGAGCAGCGCTGCCTGGTCGCCGCCCCGCTGGAGCAGGCGCGCGAGATCCTCGACGCCTGGCGTGGTCCCACCCGCACCTGGACAGATCTGCACCCGGCGCCGTAA
- a CDS encoding DUF998 domain-containing protein, translating into MATRTHLDALTVRRLRRGVGTIAIILPIAVTIGNSVIQGKFTLLGSVSGAYHSGMRDWFVGSLCAMGVFLICYRYAKLDDWLSTIAGTAAILVALFPTKARGEASTADLWIWWIHLAASVIMFATLAVFCFFVFTRTYRGIPKQEAPGPKRKRNAIYIVCGWAIIGGLGLGAGLSAILPHDIEVAVQPLFWGESIAIWAFGTAWLAKGDAIIRDNAGEDVLPEVGTETPAVGIG; encoded by the coding sequence ATGGCGACACGAACGCACCTGGATGCACTGACCGTCCGACGTCTGCGCCGCGGCGTGGGCACCATCGCGATCATCCTCCCGATCGCCGTCACCATCGGCAACTCCGTGATCCAGGGGAAGTTCACCCTGCTGGGCTCGGTGAGCGGCGCCTACCACAGCGGCATGCGCGACTGGTTCGTCGGCAGCCTGTGCGCCATGGGCGTGTTCCTCATCTGCTATCGGTACGCCAAGCTCGACGACTGGCTGAGCACCATCGCGGGCACGGCGGCCATCCTGGTCGCGCTCTTCCCCACGAAGGCTCGCGGCGAGGCCTCCACCGCCGACCTCTGGATCTGGTGGATCCACCTCGCCGCCTCGGTGATCATGTTCGCCACGCTGGCGGTGTTCTGCTTCTTCGTCTTCACCCGCACCTACCGGGGGATACCCAAGCAGGAGGCACCCGGGCCGAAGCGCAAGCGCAACGCCATCTACATCGTCTGCGGCTGGGCCATCATCGGCGGCCTCGGGCTCGGCGCCGGGCTGAGCGCGATCCTGCCCCACGACATCGAGGTCGCCGTCCAGCCCCTCTTCTGGGGCGAGTCCATCGCGATCTGGGCCTTCGGCACCGCGTGGCTGGCGAAGGGCGACGCCATCATCCGCGACAACGCCGGCGAAGATGTCCTGCCCGAGGTGGGCACCGAGACACCGGCTGTCGGCATAGGCTGA
- a CDS encoding ricin-type beta-trefoil lectin domain protein: MAQRSRLRLHAILAATTTVAVVVGGLALTGGTALAAGTGQITGYGGKCVDVAGASPANGTAVQLWACNGSTAQQWTVGTDATVRALGKCLDVASAGTANGTKVQIYDCNGTNAQKWTASGATLVNTGSGKCLDATGPSSADGTLLQIWTCGTGANQQWTLPTGPAPSPSASTSPPPASGFTHPGVLVSRPQLDFVKGRVQAGAQPWTSAYNAMIGSRYASLSRTPLPRSVVECGSYSNPNYGCTDEREDAIAAYTDALAWYITGNAAYAQKAIQLMDAWSAVITSHTNSNAPLQTGWAGSVWPRAAEIIKYTYGSWPNSGRFATMLRNVYLPVVRNGSNSNGNWELSMMEAAVGISVFLEDRAAYNSAIARYLNRVHAFVYLTTDGALPYTVPGSGLTTSSQIIGYWQGQSTFVNGLAQETCRDFVHTGYGISAISHVAETARIQGQDLYPQVGERLRQALGFQSTYELGTAVPSWLCGGSVNRGLGPVTEVGYNAMHNRLGYAMANTQTLTNQQRPAGTNNLFVAWETLTHGDNPS; the protein is encoded by the coding sequence ATGGCACAACGCTCCCGTCTACGACTCCACGCGATCCTCGCCGCGACGACCACGGTGGCCGTCGTCGTCGGCGGCCTGGCACTGACCGGCGGCACCGCCCTCGCCGCCGGCACCGGCCAGATCACCGGCTACGGCGGCAAGTGTGTCGACGTCGCCGGCGCCAGCCCGGCCAACGGCACCGCCGTGCAGCTCTGGGCCTGCAACGGCAGCACGGCACAGCAGTGGACCGTCGGCACCGACGCGACCGTCCGAGCGCTCGGCAAGTGCCTCGACGTGGCCAGCGCCGGCACCGCCAACGGCACGAAGGTGCAGATCTACGACTGCAACGGCACCAACGCCCAGAAGTGGACCGCTTCCGGGGCGACCCTCGTCAACACCGGCTCCGGCAAGTGCCTCGACGCGACCGGCCCGAGCTCGGCCGACGGCACCCTGCTCCAGATCTGGACCTGCGGCACCGGCGCCAACCAGCAGTGGACGCTGCCCACCGGCCCCGCGCCCAGCCCGTCGGCGTCGACCAGTCCCCCACCGGCGAGCGGCTTCACCCACCCGGGCGTGCTCGTCAGCCGCCCGCAGCTCGACTTCGTCAAGGGACGCGTCCAGGCCGGTGCCCAGCCCTGGACGAGCGCGTACAACGCGATGATCGGCAGCCGGTACGCGTCGCTGTCGCGGACGCCGCTGCCCCGCTCGGTGGTCGAGTGCGGGTCCTACTCGAACCCCAACTACGGCTGCACCGACGAGCGCGAGGACGCGATCGCCGCCTACACCGACGCGCTGGCCTGGTACATCACCGGCAACGCGGCCTACGCGCAGAAGGCGATCCAGCTGATGGACGCCTGGTCGGCGGTGATCACCTCGCACACCAACTCCAACGCGCCGCTGCAGACCGGCTGGGCGGGCTCCGTCTGGCCGCGTGCCGCCGAGATCATCAAGTACACCTACGGCTCCTGGCCCAACTCCGGCCGCTTCGCCACCATGCTGCGCAACGTCTACCTGCCGGTGGTGCGCAACGGGTCCAACAGCAACGGCAACTGGGAACTGTCCATGATGGAGGCGGCCGTCGGCATCTCGGTCTTCCTGGAGGACCGGGCGGCCTACAACTCCGCCATCGCGCGCTACCTCAACCGGGTCCACGCCTTCGTCTACCTCACCACCGACGGCGCCCTGCCCTACACCGTGCCCGGCAGCGGGCTCACCACCAGCAGCCAGATCATCGGCTACTGGCAGGGCCAGTCCACTTTCGTCAACGGCCTCGCCCAGGAGACGTGCCGCGACTTCGTCCACACCGGCTACGGCATCTCGGCGATCTCGCACGTCGCGGAGACCGCCCGGATCCAGGGCCAGGACCTCTACCCGCAGGTCGGCGAGCGGCTGCGCCAGGCGCTGGGCTTCCAGTCGACCTACGAGCTCGGCACCGCGGTGCCGTCGTGGCTCTGCGGCGGGTCGGTCAACCGGGGCCTCGGCCCGGTCACCGAGGTCGGTTACAACGCCATGCACAACCGCCTCGGGTACGCCATGGCGAACACCCAGACCCTCACCAACCAGCAGCGTCCGGCGGGCACCAACAACCTCTTCGTCGCGTGGGAGACCCTGACCCACGGCGACAACCCGTCCTGA